A single region of the Actinoplanes sp. SE50/110 genome encodes:
- a CDS encoding DUF1684 domain-containing protein, whose translation MEALELADFRAAVARMYLEPGGLSDFRRRRDELFAGHPQSPIPADERAGFAGLSYFPPNDDLIVEVPVREADGELTIDTGGPDGAVRYRRAGILETPFGELTLWWIAAYGGGLFLPVRDTTCGTQSYGGGRYLTDTVKGTHGRGLQWLRPGRVRLDFNYLYNPSCAYDPRWACPLAPPENRLAHPLAAGEHSYH comes from the coding sequence ATGGAAGCACTGGAGCTGGCGGATTTCCGGGCGGCGGTGGCCCGGATGTATCTGGAGCCGGGCGGTCTGTCGGATTTCCGCAGGCGGCGGGACGAGTTGTTCGCCGGCCACCCGCAGTCGCCGATCCCGGCGGACGAGCGGGCCGGCTTCGCGGGCCTGTCGTACTTTCCGCCGAACGACGACCTGATCGTCGAGGTCCCGGTGCGGGAAGCGGACGGGGAGCTGACCATCGACACCGGCGGGCCGGACGGCGCCGTGCGCTACCGTCGCGCCGGCATCCTGGAGACGCCGTTCGGTGAGCTGACCCTGTGGTGGATCGCCGCCTACGGCGGCGGGCTGTTCCTTCCGGTCCGCGACACCACCTGCGGCACGCAGTCGTACGGTGGCGGCCGCTACCTGACCGACACCGTCAAGGGCACCCACGGCCGCGGCCTGCAGTGGCTGCGCCCCGGCCGGGTCCGCCTCGACTTCAACTACCTCTACAACCCGAGTTGCGCGTACGACCCACGCTGGGCCTGCCCGCTCGCCCCACCGGAGAACCGCCTCGCCCACCCCTTGGCGGCCGGCGAGCATTCCTACCACTGA
- a CDS encoding adenosylcobinamide amidohydrolase, with protein sequence MLAEPSLTHRPEDGHSAPLLLWRFPEPVLAASTAVLGGGVGRCEWVINASVPMSYARPDPANHLAELAAALHLTGPGIGLLTGVDVHDMVATTEDGVEVCATVGLGAPIRAAEPGVTGFAHHPGTINIVIWIPQHLAPGALLNIVATATEAKTQALYALGLHATGTATDAIAVLCPAAGPTAAYGGPRSRWGAPMSRAVYEAVHTGGHTNLTTGRSWSSRAAGPPADRRP encoded by the coding sequence GTGCTCGCCGAACCGTCGCTGACCCACCGCCCGGAGGACGGCCACTCCGCGCCGCTGCTGCTCTGGCGTTTTCCCGAGCCCGTGCTGGCGGCCTCCACGGCGGTCCTCGGCGGCGGCGTCGGCCGGTGCGAGTGGGTGATCAACGCCAGCGTCCCGATGTCCTACGCCCGCCCGGACCCGGCGAACCACCTCGCCGAGCTGGCCGCCGCCCTGCACCTCACCGGCCCCGGCATCGGCCTGCTCACCGGCGTCGACGTGCACGACATGGTGGCCACCACGGAGGACGGCGTCGAGGTCTGCGCCACCGTCGGCCTGGGCGCCCCGATCCGGGCCGCCGAGCCGGGCGTGACCGGTTTCGCCCATCACCCCGGCACCATCAACATCGTCATCTGGATCCCGCAGCACCTCGCCCCCGGCGCTCTGCTCAACATCGTCGCCACGGCGACCGAGGCCAAGACCCAGGCGTTGTACGCGTTGGGCCTGCACGCCACGGGCACCGCCACCGACGCGATCGCCGTCCTCTGCCCGGCCGCCGGCCCCACCGCGGCCTACGGCGGCCCGCGCTCCCGCTGGGGCGCCCCGATGTCCCGCGCCGTCTACGAAGCCGTCCACACCGGCGGCCACACCAACCTGACCACCGGCCGCTCCTGGTCCAGCCGCGCCGCCGGCCCACCGGCGGATCGGCGGCCGTGA
- a CDS encoding class I SAM-dependent methyltransferase — MPERISEVTALLAEVLAPRAPLTVIVDGGDPGAAADFASRLAAAFPASARAWSIDAVLGLTGPGRGGGFDSALNVLEPATDQVLVYLRGGPRNRFAAGDGERRAQVVIDHRDPDWPVIRHVHPSLADPDRWYLSESRAFFAARAANWDVKFGDDLPAYARAVREAGVRPGDVVLDVGCGTGRALPALAAAAAPGGRVIGLDFTPDMLAEAARAGRDASATLLVADARRLPIATGAADVIFAAGLINHLPDPVAGLAELARVTRPGGTIAMFHPVGRAALATRHGRTLRPDEPLGAARLAPLLAGAGWVLTSYEDGEDRFLALATRL, encoded by the coding sequence GTGCCGGAACGGATTAGCGAAGTCACCGCCCTGCTGGCTGAGGTGCTCGCGCCGCGGGCGCCGCTCACCGTGATCGTCGACGGGGGCGATCCGGGCGCGGCGGCGGATTTCGCCTCGCGGCTGGCCGCGGCCTTCCCGGCGAGCGCGCGGGCCTGGAGCATCGACGCGGTGCTCGGGCTGACCGGGCCCGGCCGGGGCGGCGGTTTCGATTCGGCGCTGAACGTGCTGGAACCGGCCACCGATCAGGTGCTGGTGTATCTGCGCGGCGGGCCGCGGAACAGGTTCGCGGCCGGAGACGGGGAGCGCCGGGCCCAGGTGGTGATCGACCACCGCGATCCGGACTGGCCGGTGATCCGGCACGTGCACCCGTCGCTGGCCGATCCCGATCGGTGGTATCTGTCCGAGAGCCGGGCCTTCTTCGCGGCTCGCGCGGCGAACTGGGACGTCAAGTTCGGTGACGATCTGCCGGCCTACGCCCGGGCGGTGCGCGAGGCCGGGGTGCGGCCCGGCGACGTGGTGCTGGACGTGGGCTGCGGCACCGGGCGGGCGCTGCCGGCGCTGGCCGCCGCGGCCGCGCCGGGCGGGCGGGTGATCGGGCTCGACTTCACCCCGGACATGCTGGCCGAGGCGGCCCGGGCCGGCCGGGACGCGTCCGCCACGCTGCTGGTGGCGGACGCGCGACGGTTGCCGATCGCGACCGGTGCGGCGGACGTGATCTTCGCGGCCGGGCTGATCAACCACCTGCCGGATCCGGTGGCCGGGCTGGCCGAACTGGCCCGGGTGACCCGGCCGGGCGGGACGATCGCGATGTTCCACCCGGTGGGGCGGGCGGCGTTGGCCACCCGGCACGGACGCACGCTGCGGCCGGACGAGCCGCTCGGCGCGGCACGGCTGGCGCCGCTGCTGGCCGGGGCGGGGTGGGTGCTCACGTCGTACGAGGACGGTGAAGATCGTTTCTTGGCCCTGGCGACCCGGCTCTGA